One Manihot esculenta cultivar AM560-2 chromosome 18, M.esculenta_v8, whole genome shotgun sequence genomic window carries:
- the LOC110606785 gene encoding uncharacterized protein LOC110606785 produces the protein MAETLILQNPSTQKRIMSFPNFNALRDLHNSANDLLHSPEIQQVLVQQKQEKWVHQVSEASLTMLDVCSISKDVLLLVKEHLLDLQFTLRRKSFSHQPNINAKIAAYNHYRKKLKKATLKCLRRVKGMKNKSSVVTSDTSTIDHKLIVVVEVLREVRVITISIVESLLSLISIPWLDQKSSKGSFRSKLFRSGSQKQRLYEICDETALQSANKRLEAVEIAIEDLEAELDCIFRRLIQTRSSLLNLLNN, from the coding sequence ATGGCTGAGACCCTAATTCTTCAGAATCCTTCAACCCAAAAGAGAATAATGTCATTCCCTAATTTCAACGCTCTCAGAGACTTGCACAACTCTGCCAACGACCTCCTCCACTCGCCAGAAATTCAACAAGTGCTTGTCCAACAAAAACAAGAAAAGTGGGTTCATCAAGTCTCCGAGGCATCTCTAACAATGTTGGACGTCTGCAGCATCTCTAAAGATGTCCTTTTGCTCGTCAAAGAACATCTTCTAGACCTACAATTCACTTTGCGAAGGAAAAGTTTTAGCCACCAGCCAAATATTAATGCCAAGATTGCTGCCTATAATCACTACAGGAAGAAGCTGAAGAAAGCGACATTGAAATGTCTCCGGAGAGTGAAGGGAATGAAGAACAAATCATCAGTTGTAACTTCAGATACCTCAACCATAGATCACAAACTTATAGTTGTTGTGGAAGTACTCAGAGAAGTACGAGTGATCACCATCTCCATTGTTGAGTCCTTATTGTCTCTCATTTCGATACCGTGGCTGGATCAGAAATCGAGTAAAGGGTCTTTCAGGTCAAAACTCTTTAGATCAGGTAGCCAGAAACAGAGACTGTATGAAATTTGTGACGAAACCGCACTTCAAAGTGCAAACAAGAGACTAGAGGCAGTGGAGATTGCGATTGAGGATCTTGAAGCTGAATTAGATTGCATCTTTAGACGTTTGATCCAGACTAGGTCTTCCCTGCTTAATTTACTTAACAATTAG
- the LOC110606568 gene encoding probable CoA ligase CCL5 yields MEHNSSFEIDPRSGFCRSNSIFYSKRNPIPLPPNHSIDITTFISSQAHRGKTAFIDATTGRHLTFVDLWKAVDSVAASLSQMGVRKGHVILLLSPNSIFFPVVCLSVMSLGAIITTTNPLNTPREIAKQIADSKPLFAFTIPELVPKLVESNSNVPIILIDDQNSTKIQAKIVATLSEMMRKEPSESRVRERVNMDDTATLLYSSGTTGASKGVVSSHRNLIAMVQTIVRRFNEDREHKFICTVPMFHIYGLAAFAMGLLASGSTIIVLSKFEIHEMLSTIERYRATDLPLVPPILVALINGAGQIRSKYDLSSLQTVLSGGAPLSKEVIEGFVEKYPTVRILQGYGLTESTGVGASTDTLEESRRYGTAGLLSPSMEAKIVDPENGKALAVNQTGELWLRGPSIMKGYFFNPEATSTTLDSEGWLRTGDLCYIDDDGFIFVVDRLKELIKYKGYQVPPAELEALLLTHSDITDAAVIPYPDKEAGQVPMAYVVRKDGGNLSEKAVMDFVARQVAPYKRIRRVAFIAAIPKNPSGKILRKDLIKLATSKL; encoded by the exons ATGGAACACAATAGCAGCTTCGAGATCGACCCAAGAAGCGGCTTTTGCAGATCCAATTCTATTTTCTACAGCAAACGCAACCCAATTCCTCTTCCACCCAATCACTCAATTGATATCACCACCTTTATTTCTTCCCAAGCTCACCGTGGCAAGACTGCCTTCATCGACGCCACCACTGGTCGCCACCTGACTTTCGTCGACCTATGGAAAGCTGTCGATTCTGTTGCCGCCTCTCTATCTCAGATGGGTGTCCGCAAAGGCCACGTCATCCTTCTTCTTTCCCCAAACTCCATCTTCTTTCCTGTTGTTTGCCTTTCTGTTATGTCCCTTGGTGCTATTATTACCACCACCAATCCTCTCAACACTCCCCGTGAAATCGCCAAGCAAATCGCCGACTCCAAACCCCTATTCGCCTTCACTATTCCCGAACTCGTCCCCAAACTTGTTGAGTCGAACTCGAATGTCCCCATCATCCTCATAGACGATCAGAATTCCACCAAAATTCAAGCCAAAATCGTGGCAACTTTAAGCGAGATGATGAGGAAGGAGCCTAGTGAGAGCCGAGTCAGGGAGCGAGTCAACATGGACGACACAGCTACTCTTCTCTACTCGTCGGGTACAACGGGAGCAAGCAAGGGCGTGGTTTCATCGCATCGAAACCTAATCGCGATGGTTCAGACCATCGTTCGACGTTTCAACGAAGACAGAGAGCACAAGTTTATTTGCACCGTCCCTATGTTTCACATCTACGGTCTGGCAGCGTTCGCGATGGGATTACTCGCGTCAGGATCAACGATCATAGTGCTCTCGAAGTTCGAAATTCACGAGATGCTATCCACGATCGAGAGGTACCGTGCCACGGATCTGCCTTTGGTGCCACCTATACTAGTAGCACTGATCAACGGCGCCGGTCAGATAAGGTCCAAGTATGATTTAAGTTCGCTACAAACAGTCTTATCAGGAGGAGCACCACTAAGCAAGGAGGTGATAGAGGGGTTCGTGGAGAAATATCCAACGGTGAGAATTCTTCAGGGTTATGGGTTGACTGAATCAACAGGGGTGGGTGCTTCAACAGATACGCTAGAGGAGAGTCGGAGATACGGTACAGCGGGGCTGCTGTCGCCTAGCATGGAGGCAAAAATTGTGGACCCAGAGAACGGAAAAGCTTTGGCGGTGAACCAGACGGGTGAGCTTTGGCTTAGAGGTCCCTCTATTATGAAAG GTTACTTCTTCAATCCTGAAGCGACATCAACAACTCTTGATTCAGAGGGATGGTTAAGAACTGGAGATCTATGCTATATTGATGATGACGGGTTTATTTTTGTTGTTGATCGTTTGAAGGAATTGATCAAATACAAGGGATATCAG GTCCCTCCTGCAGAACTAGAGGCCTTGTTGCTTACTCATTCAGACATTACTGATGCTGCTGTAATACC GTATCCTGACAAGGAGGCTGGGCAGGTTCCCATGGCATATGTTGTAAGAAAAGATGGAGGCAATTTATCTGAGAAAGCTGTCATGGACTTTGTGGCAAGACAG GTGGCTCCATACAAGAGAATCCGAAGAGTTGCCTTTATTGCAGCCATACCCAAGAACCCATCGGGAAAGATTCTCAGGAAGGATCTGATAAAGCTTGCGACCTCTAAACTATGA
- the LOC110605788 gene encoding auxin-responsive protein SAUR62, whose product MRSPKEVIKIAAKWQNVASSMRKIKVQVAQKGHFVVYSNDKKRFVVPLDYLNHRIFKELFKMSEEEFGLPGKGPITFPYDAVFVEYLISLVKQHASEDSFITMIAYRRRSFDPLDLSSQLIALLSF is encoded by the coding sequence atGAGAAGCCCTAAAGAGGTGATTAAAATTGCAGCTAAATGGCAAAATGTGGCTTCTTCGATGAGGAAGATCAAAGTTCAAGTAGCGCAGAAGGGTCATTTTGTCGTATACAGCAATGATAAGAAGCGTTTTGTGGTGCCGTTGGATTATCTTAACCATCGCATCTTCAAAGAACTCTTCAAAATGTCagaggaggaatttggattgccAGGTAAAGGTCCAATTACATTCCCATACGATGCCGTTTTTGTAGAATATCTTATTTCTTTGGTGAAACAACATGCTTCAGAGGATTCATTTATCACCATGATTGCTTATCGTCGCCGTTCTTTCGATCCACTGGATCTCAGCAGCCAACTGATT
- the LOC110605774 gene encoding uncharacterized protein LOC110605774, with product MAAACHVRSSSLPSKSHPLASSVEEQLTTLRASSASVIHKLGGLKDLHDRVGDLFKLPHTQQALSSEHQDKCLEEMFDGSLRLLDACATTRDVFSQMKECVQELESSFRRKRGAESNVENEVQAYMNSRKRMSKVISKYCGNLKRMEKKCTELHVDKDSVVVDGMLKEVEEISLMVFQSLLSSVSLSKARSRPAGWSLVSKLLPSRQITSQVQAYANGVEKMDVELLNLIGKTSTSLVEMKSVLEGLEALECSIEQTEEELECIYRRLLKSRVSLLNMHA from the coding sequence ATGGCTGCCGCTTGCCATGTTCGTTCCAGCAGTTTACCCTCCAAAAGTCATCCTCTAGCTTCAAGTGTTGAGGAGCAGTTGACCACGTTGAGAGCATCATCAGCGTCAGTAATCCACAAATTAGGTGGCCTCAAGGATTTGCATGATAGGGTTGGTGATTTGTTTAAATTACCCCACACCCAACAGGCTCTCTCCAGTGAACATCAAGATAAATGTTTAGAAGAAATGTTTGATGGATCTCTTCGGCTCTTGGATGCGTGTGCTACCACCAGGGATGTTTTCTCTCAAATGAAGGAATGCGTACAGGAGCTTGAATCCTCCTTCAGGAGGAAAAGGGGTGCAGAATCCAACGTTGAAAATGAAGTTCAAGCATATATGAACTCCAGGAAGAGAATGAGTAAAGTGATTTCTAAGTATTGTGGAAATTTAAAAAGAATGGAAAAGAAGTGCACAGAATTGCACGTGGATAAGGACTCAGTTGTCGTAGATGGCATGCTAAAGGAGGTTGAAGAAATCAGCCTCATGGTGTTTCAATCCCTTCTATCCTCTGTTTCTCTGTCTAAGGCAAGATCAAGACCAGCTGGATGGTCTTTAGTGTCAAAATTACTACCATCCAGGCAAATTACAAGCCAAGTTCAAGCTTATGCCAATGGAGTTGAGAAGATGGATGTAGAATTGCTTAATCTGATTGGCAAGACATCCACAAGCCTTGTAGAAATGAAAAGTGTATTGGAGGGACTGGAAGCATTAGAGTGTAGCATTGAGCAAACGGAGGAGGAATTGGAGTGCATTTATAGGCGATTATTGAAAAGCAGAGTTTctctcctcaacatgcatgccTGA